The following proteins come from a genomic window of Miscanthus floridulus cultivar M001 chromosome 2, ASM1932011v1, whole genome shotgun sequence:
- the LOC136535645 gene encoding probable serine/threonine-protein kinase PBL3: MGNCIDTTARVDHSMNNAAYPSKVTSKTSLSSVPSTIKSNSTRSTLTLPSMRDRSELSTPRTEGEILSSSNLKAFTFNDLKNATKNFRPDSLLGEGGFGHVYKGWIDEHTLAPSRPGSGMVVAVKKLKPEGFQGHKEWLTEVDYLGQLHHKNLVKLIGYCSDGDNRLLVYEYMPKGSLENHLFRRGADPLSWAIRLKVAIGAARGLSFLHDAENQVIYRDFKASNILLDSEFNSKLSDFGLAKAGPTGDKTHVSTQVMGTHGYAAPEYIATGRLSAKADVYSFGVVLLELLTGRRALDKSKPGFEQNLVDWARPHLGDKRRLYRIMDTKLGGQYPKKGANAIASIALQCICGDAKLRPPMSQVLEELEQLQDAKYGSPSPLVDIRKASHATPKSPMSTTPKSPMRVQPSPRRSLGTAAAAAASPLAGYRTAQVH, encoded by the exons ATGGGGAATTGCATCGACACTACGGCGCGGGTGGATCACAGCATGAACAATGCTGCCT ACCCATCAAAAGTGACCAGCAAGACAAGTTTGTCATCAGTCCCTTCCACAATTAAGAGCAACTCAACTCGTTCAACTTTGACTCTTCCATCAATGAGAGATCGAAGTGAGCTTTCTACTCCTCGGACAGAAGGTGAAATCTTGTCATCTTCTAATTTGAAGGCATTCACGTTCAATGATCTGAAAAATGCAACCAAGAACTTCCGACCGGACAGTCTTCTTGGGGAAGGAGGGTTTGGGCATGTCTACAAAGGTTGGATTGATGAACACACGCTTGCTCCTTCAAGACCAGGGAGTGGTATGGTAGTTGCTGTGAAGAAGCTTAAACCAGAAGGTTTTCAAGGACACAAGGAATGGCTG ACAGAGGTTGATTACCTTGGCCAACTTCACCACAAGAATCTTGTTAAGCTCATTGGTTATTGCTCAGATGGTGATAACCGGCTTCTGGTGTATGAATATATGCCCAAGGGAAGTTTGGAGAACCATCTGTTTAGAA GAGGCGCTGATCCTTTGTCATGGGCAATAAGGCTCAAAGTTGCTATTGGAGCTGCTAGGGGCTTGTCATTTTTACATGATGCTGAAAACCAAGTCATATATCGCGATTTCAAGGCATCAAATATTCTGCTCGATTCA gaattcaactcaaaactttcAGATTTTGGCTTGGCAAAAGCCGGTCCAACTGGGGATAAAACCCATGTATCCACACAAGTCATGGGTACTCATGGATATGCAGCTCCAGAGTACATTGCAACAG GCCGCCTCTCTGCAAAGGCAGATGTCTATAGCTTTGGGGTGGTGTTGCTTGAATTGCTCACTGGAAGAAGGGCCCTGGATAAATCAAAACCAGGCTTTGAGCAGAACCTAGTTGACTGGGCCAGACCTCACTTGGGCGACAAGCGCAGACTATACCGTATCATGGACACAAAGCTGGGAGGACAGTATCCAAAAAAAGGCGCAAATGCCATTGCAAgcattgccttgcaatgcatttGCGGTGACGCCAAGCTGCGGCCTCCTATGTCGCAGGTGTTGGAAGAGCTGGAACAGCTACAAGATGCCAAATATGGTTCACCATCACCATTAGTCGACATACGGAAAGCTTCACACGCCACCCCAAAATCACCAATGAGCACCACCCCAAAATCACCAATGAGAGTTCAACCTTCACCACGGCGCTCGCTtggaacagcagcagcagcagcagcatccccATTGGCAGGATATCGCACTGCGCAAGTGCACTAG